In the Deinococcus ficus genome, one interval contains:
- the lon gene encoding endopeptidase La produces the protein MPTEIPTLPSNVPVCPVRGSVIYPTMVQHIDASRAISINAIEAAMAGEKVILIVSQKDKDVDDPKGDDLYTVGTACNVLRVRKNPDGTVQMLVSAVARAKASNYVRGNHLTADIEVLPSEDGKAVELRALARELKEKFEQIAGNGKVNAEAVQTIQGKDEPGEMADHIAFNLDFKLEDKQALLELPKVTDRIKKLLTLLDAEQEVQAVQARIRAQVKEEIDKNQREYYLREQMKVIQKELHGGGDDEDADEAEAFRAKIEALDLKPEVKKDIEREVNRLARMHPDSAEASVIRTYLTWITELPWNERSEDQLSVDAAATVLDDDHYGLEKVKDRVLEFLAVRRLRKERATRGEISAEDVNKGPILVFTGPPGVGKTSIAQSIAKSLGRKYVRIALGGARDESDIRGHRRTYIGAMPGRLIQGIRSAGTKNPVILLDEVDKLGTSYQGDPSSALLEVLDPAQNMHFTDHYLGVPFDLSEVMFIATANYPEQIPPALMDRMEVIDFSSYIEQEKLEIAKRYLLPRQLTANGLKSNQISFTDAALEKLISHYTREAGVRNLEREIGTVARKVARRIAVGEVKRVKVTDKELDRYLGQARHNPETENKDDMVGVSTGMFYTPVGGDILFVETSIMPGKGLVLTGQLGDVMKESARAALTYAKSNAERFHIDKDRIDNSEIHIHVPAGAIPKEGPSAGGAMATSLISALAGIPARHDVAMTGEMTLTGRYLPIGGLKEKVLGARRAGIKHIIMPKANEPDLRDIPLHLRSSMRFHPCETVDQVLDVALVGGLKALETPRDGSAAEPGPSGAPKRKSARRTGADARA, from the coding sequence ATGCCCACCGAAATCCCCACCCTTCCCAGCAATGTCCCCGTCTGCCCGGTCCGCGGCAGCGTGATCTACCCCACGATGGTGCAGCACATCGACGCCAGCCGCGCCATCTCCATCAACGCCATCGAGGCCGCCATGGCCGGCGAGAAGGTCATCCTGATCGTGTCCCAGAAGGACAAGGATGTGGACGACCCCAAAGGCGATGACCTCTACACCGTTGGCACCGCCTGTAACGTCCTACGCGTGCGCAAGAACCCGGACGGCACCGTGCAGATGCTCGTGTCGGCCGTGGCCCGCGCCAAGGCCAGCAACTACGTGCGCGGCAACCACCTCACCGCCGACATCGAGGTGCTGCCCAGCGAGGACGGCAAGGCCGTGGAGCTGCGCGCCCTGGCCCGCGAACTGAAAGAGAAGTTCGAGCAGATCGCCGGCAACGGCAAGGTGAACGCTGAGGCCGTCCAGACCATCCAGGGCAAGGACGAACCCGGCGAGATGGCCGACCACATCGCCTTCAACCTCGACTTCAAACTCGAGGACAAGCAGGCGCTGCTGGAACTGCCGAAGGTCACCGACCGCATCAAGAAACTCCTGACCCTGCTCGACGCCGAACAGGAAGTGCAGGCCGTGCAGGCCCGCATCCGCGCGCAGGTCAAGGAAGAGATCGACAAGAACCAGCGCGAGTACTACCTGCGCGAGCAGATGAAGGTCATCCAGAAAGAACTCCACGGCGGCGGCGACGACGAGGACGCCGACGAGGCCGAGGCCTTCCGCGCCAAGATCGAGGCGCTGGACCTGAAACCCGAGGTGAAAAAGGACATCGAGCGCGAGGTCAACCGCCTCGCCCGCATGCACCCCGACTCGGCCGAAGCCAGTGTGATCCGCACGTACCTTACCTGGATCACCGAGCTGCCCTGGAACGAACGCAGCGAGGACCAGCTCAGCGTGGACGCCGCCGCGACCGTCCTGGACGACGACCACTACGGCCTGGAGAAGGTCAAGGACCGCGTGCTGGAATTCCTGGCCGTGCGCCGCCTGCGCAAGGAACGCGCCACGCGCGGCGAGATCAGCGCCGAGGACGTCAACAAGGGCCCCATCCTGGTGTTCACCGGCCCTCCCGGCGTCGGCAAGACCAGTATCGCGCAGAGCATCGCCAAGTCGCTGGGCCGCAAGTACGTGCGCATCGCCCTGGGCGGCGCCCGTGACGAGAGCGACATCCGCGGCCACCGCCGCACCTACATCGGCGCGATGCCGGGCCGCCTGATCCAGGGCATCCGCAGCGCCGGCACGAAAAACCCCGTGATCCTCCTCGACGAGGTGGACAAGCTCGGCACCAGTTACCAGGGCGACCCCAGCTCGGCGCTGCTGGAAGTGCTGGACCCCGCGCAGAACATGCACTTCACCGACCACTACCTCGGCGTGCCCTTCGACCTCAGCGAGGTCATGTTCATCGCCACCGCCAACTACCCCGAGCAGATCCCCCCGGCCCTGATGGACCGCATGGAAGTCATCGACTTCTCGAGCTACATCGAGCAGGAGAAACTCGAGATCGCCAAGCGCTACCTGCTGCCCCGCCAGCTCACCGCCAACGGCCTGAAAAGCAACCAGATCAGCTTCACGGACGCCGCGCTGGAGAAACTGATCAGCCACTACACCCGCGAGGCGGGCGTGCGCAACCTGGAACGCGAGATCGGCACCGTGGCCCGCAAGGTCGCCCGCCGCATCGCCGTGGGCGAGGTCAAGCGCGTCAAGGTCACCGACAAGGAACTCGACCGTTACCTCGGGCAGGCCCGCCACAACCCGGAAACGGAGAACAAGGACGACATGGTCGGCGTCTCGACCGGCATGTTCTACACGCCCGTCGGCGGGGACATCCTGTTCGTGGAAACCAGCATCATGCCCGGCAAGGGCCTGGTCCTCACTGGGCAGCTCGGGGACGTGATGAAGGAATCGGCCCGCGCGGCCCTCACCTACGCCAAGAGCAACGCCGAACGCTTCCACATCGACAAGGACCGCATCGACAACAGCGAGATCCACATTCACGTGCCCGCCGGCGCGATCCCCAAGGAAGGCCCCAGCGCGGGCGGCGCCATGGCCACCAGCCTGATCAGCGCCCTGGCCGGCATCCCCGCCCGGCACGACGTCGCCATGACCGGCGAGATGACCCTCACCGGCCGCTACCTGCCCATCGGCGGGCTGAAGGAAAAGGTCCTGGGCGCACGCCGCGCCGGCATCAAGCACATCATCATGCCCAAGGCCAACGAACCCGACCTGCGGGACATCCCGCTGCACCTGCGCAGCAGCATGCGCTTCCACCCCTGCGAGACCGTGGATCAGGTGCTGGACGTCGCCCTGGTGGGCGGCCTGAAGGCCCTGGAAACGCCCCGGGACGGCAGCGCGGCGGAGCCCGGCCCCTCCGGCGCACCCAAACGCAAGAGTGCGCGCCGCACCGGCGCAGACGCGCGCGCCTGA
- a CDS encoding AfsR/SARP family transcriptional regulator, with product MTSPPDPPHILLRSMGHATVVIDGAAVTWPARSAEELLWFLHAHPAGVYRYDILNLLWGLEDTPAAANRFRVALHRLRHCLRRPDAVLERGGRYQLHPDLLAASDTHSLHQALSSSRLASTAREREDLLRRALAAADGEYLPQLQGDWVDQARSHHRAAIVEAELTLAALHCGAQECTLAAQALVRAAQEDPLIGELHHQRLMACLATTRDRFAAIEHYRRYRHFLSHEVGDTPMPDTVTLAERIKAGEQPCADGFPDFMDRQGRP from the coding sequence ATGACCAGCCCACCCGACCCGCCCCACATCCTCCTGCGCTCCATGGGCCACGCCACCGTCGTCATCGACGGCGCCGCCGTCACCTGGCCCGCCCGCAGCGCCGAGGAACTCCTGTGGTTCCTGCACGCCCACCCCGCCGGCGTGTACCGCTACGACATCCTGAACCTCCTGTGGGGCCTGGAGGACACGCCCGCCGCCGCCAACCGCTTCCGCGTCGCCCTGCACCGCCTGCGCCACTGCCTGCGCCGCCCGGACGCCGTCCTGGAGCGCGGCGGCCGCTACCAGCTGCACCCAGACCTGCTCGCCGCCAGCGACACGCACTCCCTGCACCAGGCGCTGAGTTCCTCCCGGCTGGCCAGCACCGCCCGGGAACGCGAGGACCTCCTGCGCCGCGCCCTGGCCGCCGCTGACGGCGAGTACCTGCCGCAACTGCAGGGCGACTGGGTGGACCAGGCCCGCAGCCACCACCGCGCCGCCATCGTGGAGGCCGAACTGACCCTTGCGGCGCTGCACTGCGGCGCGCAGGAATGCACCCTGGCCGCGCAGGCCCTCGTCCGCGCCGCGCAGGAAGACCCCCTGATCGGCGAGCTGCACCACCAGCGCCTGATGGCCTGCCTCGCCACCACCCGCGACCGCTTCGCCGCGATCGAGCATTACCGCCGCTACCGCCACTTCCTGAGCCACGAGGTGGGGGACACGCCCATGCCCGACACCGTCACCCTGGCCGAGCGCATCAAGGCCGGCGAGCAGCCCTGCGCCGACGGTTTCCCCGACTTCATGGACCGCCAGGGCCGCCCCTGA
- a CDS encoding CBS domain-containing protein has product MLVQDLMTSPALTIPPTTSLPDAAHLMKSKGIRRLPVVDGAHLVGIVTDRDVREAMPSKASTLSPWEATTHLAAIKVADVMRRSVLTTTADADARDAAYTMVKHRVGALPVVDAAGTVQGILSVTDVLRDYARVPQTT; this is encoded by the coding sequence ATGCTCGTTCAGGACCTGATGACCTCGCCCGCGCTGACCATTCCGCCCACCACCAGCCTGCCGGACGCCGCGCACCTGATGAAAAGCAAAGGCATCCGGCGCCTGCCCGTCGTGGACGGCGCGCACCTGGTGGGCATCGTCACCGACCGGGACGTGCGCGAGGCCATGCCCAGCAAGGCCAGCACCCTCAGCCCCTGGGAGGCCACCACCCACCTCGCGGCCATCAAAGTCGCGGACGTCATGCGCCGCAGCGTCCTGACCACCACCGCCGACGCCGACGCCAGAGACGCCGCCTACACCATGGTCAAGCACCGCGTCGGCGCGCTGCCCGTCGTGGACGCCGCCGGCACCGTGCAGGGCATCCTGTCCGTCACCGACGTCCTGCGCGACTACGCCCGCGTGCCCCAGACCACCTGA
- a CDS encoding cytochrome c oxidase subunit II: MTRPDPRAARPLPPLTHHTLHKYENIWLALAVVMTLLLFVGVLASMITGTFPKIADRGGVSTEASTHSMGISSTGRVDPTNLNNTPFATPGLVKNADGSLDAWIVAGNFVFQPNVLRVPAGVPVTLHVTSSDVVHGFQVTGTNLNTEILPGHVATMKVTFRHPGEQHIICNEYCGRGHQDMITRFIVETPKE, translated from the coding sequence ATGACCCGCCCCGACCCCCGCGCCGCCCGGCCCCTGCCGCCCCTGACGCACCACACCCTGCACAAGTACGAGAACATCTGGCTGGCCCTGGCCGTGGTCATGACCCTGCTGCTCTTCGTGGGCGTGCTCGCCAGCATGATCACCGGCACCTTCCCCAAGATCGCCGACCGGGGCGGCGTCAGCACCGAAGCCAGCACGCACAGCATGGGCATCAGCAGCACCGGCCGCGTGGACCCCACCAACCTGAACAACACCCCCTTCGCCACCCCCGGCCTCGTCAAGAACGCCGACGGCAGCCTCGACGCCTGGATCGTCGCCGGGAACTTCGTGTTCCAGCCCAACGTCCTGCGCGTCCCGGCCGGCGTGCCCGTCACCCTGCACGTCACCAGCAGCGACGTCGTGCACGGCTTCCAGGTCACCGGCACCAACCTCAACACGGAAATCCTCCCCGGGCATGTCGCCACCATGAAAGTCACGTTCCGCCACCCCGGCGAGCAGCACATCATCTGCAACGAGTACTGCGGACGCGGCCACCAGGACATGATCACCCGCTTCATCGTCGAGACGCCCAAGGAGTAA
- a CDS encoding b(o/a)3-type cytochrome-c oxidase subunit 1: MTTIPTRPAPTRYPPELAGQIEAHPLSLTTPAGGTTLDTATLASLKKVTQYYVVVAFLALFIGVMIGPLQALNYGGVDLYTTIAKIPVLNAILSTYYQGLTLHGVLNALVFTQFFISGWMLYLPLRELGGKPNMKFAWFTFWMMTAGLLMAAVPLLFNRATVLYTLYPPMQGDALFYIGAAIMVAASLLVFGQVVAVWLGWKRANPGRVTPIVSYMSVATWIMWFVASLGLVVEVVALVIPWSLGWRSGIDPLLSRTLFWWTGHPIVYFWLLPAYISWYAFLPRQMGGRMVSEPLTRLAFAMFVIFSVPVGLHHQYADPNINNTWKTIHMFLTFLVAVPSLLTAFSVGAALEDSARMRGGSGLFGWIRRLNWGNASATAQVLAMISFIPGGAGGIVNASLAFAPVVHNTAWIPGHFHITVGTATTLSFMGIAFWLVPHLTGKRLVAPKLALTSVWLWFWGMILMAVGMHWQGLAGVPRRALVSATTQPQVYDAMNIALPKFLTAASGIVLLAAGLAFFYVLFRTLLSPRTEDGEATPIPYSDAISTAGTELSRASGLVRGTESLLALGLLSLILTLLVYLPVIGPMISNYQMVPGQRIW; encoded by the coding sequence GTGACGACCATCCCCACCCGCCCCGCCCCCACCCGCTATCCGCCCGAACTCGCCGGGCAGATCGAGGCGCACCCGCTGAGCCTCACCACGCCCGCCGGCGGCACCACCCTGGACACCGCGACCCTCGCCAGCCTGAAAAAGGTCACGCAGTACTACGTGGTCGTGGCGTTCCTGGCGCTGTTTATCGGTGTGATGATCGGGCCGCTGCAGGCCCTGAACTACGGCGGGGTGGACCTGTACACCACCATCGCCAAGATTCCGGTGCTCAACGCGATCCTCAGCACCTACTACCAGGGCCTGACCCTGCACGGCGTCCTGAACGCCCTGGTGTTCACGCAGTTCTTCATCAGCGGCTGGATGCTGTACCTGCCCCTGCGTGAACTGGGCGGCAAACCCAACATGAAATTCGCGTGGTTCACGTTCTGGATGATGACCGCCGGCCTGCTGATGGCCGCCGTGCCCCTCCTGTTCAACCGCGCCACCGTGCTGTACACCCTGTACCCCCCGATGCAGGGCGACGCGCTGTTCTACATCGGCGCGGCCATCATGGTCGCCGCCAGCCTGCTCGTCTTCGGTCAGGTCGTCGCCGTGTGGCTGGGCTGGAAGCGCGCCAACCCGGGCCGGGTCACGCCCATCGTGTCCTACATGAGCGTCGCCACCTGGATCATGTGGTTCGTCGCGTCCTTGGGCCTCGTCGTGGAAGTCGTCGCCCTGGTCATTCCCTGGAGCCTTGGCTGGCGCAGCGGCATCGATCCGCTGCTCTCCCGCACGCTGTTCTGGTGGACCGGGCACCCCATCGTGTACTTCTGGCTGCTGCCCGCCTACATCAGCTGGTACGCCTTCCTGCCCCGCCAGATGGGCGGCCGCATGGTCAGCGAACCCCTCACCCGTCTCGCCTTCGCCATGTTCGTCATCTTCAGCGTGCCCGTCGGCCTGCACCATCAGTACGCCGACCCGAACATCAACAACACCTGGAAGACCATCCACATGTTTCTGACCTTCCTGGTCGCCGTGCCCAGCCTCCTCACCGCATTCTCCGTCGGCGCCGCGCTGGAGGACTCCGCCCGCATGCGCGGCGGCAGCGGCCTGTTCGGCTGGATCCGCCGCCTCAACTGGGGCAACGCCAGCGCCACCGCGCAGGTCCTCGCCATGATCAGCTTCATCCCCGGCGGCGCCGGCGGCATCGTGAACGCCAGCCTGGCCTTCGCGCCCGTCGTGCACAACACCGCCTGGATTCCCGGGCACTTCCACATCACCGTCGGCACCGCCACCACCCTCAGCTTCATGGGCATCGCCTTCTGGCTCGTCCCGCACCTCACCGGCAAACGCCTCGTCGCGCCGAAACTGGCACTCACCAGCGTCTGGCTGTGGTTCTGGGGCATGATCCTCATGGCCGTCGGCATGCACTGGCAGGGCCTCGCCGGCGTGCCGCGCCGCGCCCTGGTCAGCGCCACCACCCAACCCCAGGTGTACGACGCCATGAACATCGCCCTGCCCAAATTCCTCACCGCCGCCAGCGGCATCGTGCTCCTCGCCGCCGGCCTGGCCTTCTTCTACGTGCTGTTCCGCACCCTGCTCTCCCCCCGCACCGAGGACGGCGAAGCCACCCCCATCCCCTACAGCGACGCGATCAGTACCGCCGGCACCGAACTCTCCCGCGCCAGCGGCCTCGTGCGCGGCACGGAAAGCCTGCTCGCCCTGGGCCTGCTCTCCCTGATCCTCACGCTGCTCGTCTACCTGCCCGTCATCGGCCCCATGATCTCCAACTACCAGATGGTCCCCGGCCAGAGGATCTGGTGA
- a CDS encoding c-type cytochrome, with the protein MSDDKGFTAKEALGFATFAAVGLVLGIAAYQAGGRLSGAGSGAVVASAGAATTPDGQALYVGNCAGCHGGQGQGAVGPAMKPSAAWSDAEFKEAVLHGHAPGGRELKNVMPRFGTIGLDGAPATDAQLQALHKYLGTLP; encoded by the coding sequence ATGAGCGACGACAAAGGATTCACCGCCAAGGAAGCCCTGGGCTTCGCCACCTTCGCCGCCGTCGGCCTCGTGCTCGGCATCGCCGCCTACCAGGCCGGAGGCCGCCTCAGCGGCGCGGGCAGCGGCGCCGTGGTCGCCTCCGCCGGCGCCGCCACCACCCCCGACGGGCAGGCCCTGTACGTCGGCAACTGCGCCGGCTGCCACGGCGGACAGGGCCAGGGCGCGGTCGGGCCGGCCATGAAACCCAGCGCCGCCTGGAGCGACGCCGAATTCAAGGAGGCCGTCCTGCACGGCCATGCGCCCGGCGGCCGGGAACTGAAAAACGTCATGCCGCGCTTCGGTACCATCGGCCTGGACGGCGCGCCCGCCACCGACGCGCAACTGCAGGCACTGCACAAGTACCTGGGCACCCTGCCCTGA
- a CDS encoding ferritin-like domain-containing protein, translated as MTHDPQPTPDHISNAVNRRAAMGFLGKLGLGAALGLSATSSTASAAPARNIDGDVLNFALNLEYLEAAFYLAAVGRVGELRKIGGGADILLPASLDQSRGMQFKDSNVQALAQDIAEDELSHVKFLHAALGKAAAPRPVIDLNGAFRAAGQAASGGKISGFNPYANDLFFLHGAFIFEDVGVTAYAGAATLITNPAYLQAAAGILAVEAYHGGAIRSMLFQQRQVSAAAGLYVGQVVQAISSLRGKVGGMKDQGLTDARGMAVIAPADANGVAYPRSTREVLNIVYLAPNARKGGFYPNGLNGTIK; from the coding sequence ATGACCCACGACCCACAGCCGACCCCCGACCACATCAGCAACGCCGTCAACCGCCGCGCGGCGATGGGCTTCCTCGGCAAACTCGGCCTCGGCGCCGCCCTGGGCCTCTCGGCCACGTCCAGCACGGCCAGCGCCGCGCCGGCCCGGAACATCGACGGCGACGTGCTGAACTTCGCGCTGAACCTCGAATACCTGGAAGCGGCCTTCTATCTCGCGGCCGTGGGCCGCGTGGGCGAGCTGCGGAAGATCGGTGGCGGCGCGGACATCCTGCTGCCCGCCAGCCTGGACCAGAGCCGCGGCATGCAGTTCAAGGACAGCAACGTCCAGGCCCTCGCCCAGGACATCGCCGAGGATGAACTCAGCCACGTGAAGTTCCTGCACGCCGCACTCGGCAAGGCCGCCGCCCCGCGCCCCGTGATCGACCTGAACGGCGCGTTCCGCGCAGCCGGGCAGGCCGCCTCCGGCGGGAAGATCAGCGGCTTCAACCCGTACGCCAACGACCTCTTCTTCCTGCACGGCGCGTTCATCTTCGAGGACGTGGGCGTCACCGCGTACGCCGGCGCGGCCACCCTGATCACCAACCCCGCCTACCTGCAGGCCGCCGCCGGCATCCTCGCCGTGGAGGCGTACCACGGCGGCGCCATCCGCTCCATGCTGTTCCAGCAGCGGCAGGTCAGTGCAGCGGCCGGGCTGTACGTGGGGCAGGTCGTGCAGGCCATCAGCAGCCTCCGCGGCAAAGTGGGCGGTATGAAAGACCAGGGCCTCACCGACGCCAGGGGCATGGCGGTCATAGCGCCCGCCGACGCCAACGGCGTGGCCTACCCCCGCAGCACCCGCGAGGTGCTGAACATCGTGTACCTCGCCCCGAACGCCCGCAAGGGCGGCTTCTACCCCAACGGCCTGAACGGCACCATCAAGTAA
- the tig gene encoding trigger factor produces MAELISREGNKVEFKVAVPAAEVNRAYDQVWAGLSRDVRVPGFRPGKAPKKVIEGRVGKGYVEREVRDRLLQVHYPQAARELNLSLVDATIDPAEVVSGQDFTFNVTGETYPEVTLADWSGLKLEAAAPEITDDVLNRTLSDLQERNASFESAERAIEAGDQVTVEEQGEDGGTYPIYLDVAEAHVRDALLGKNAGDTVEINVPAHQHGDHEHPAHTVSVKILDVKTKKLQDLDDEFAKSLNFDSLDRLKADLKTELERRAAQEGDNARREEFVTHLTENMQADIPEALLARRRELMMNEIQDDLGRQGVKWAEYESFMQEQGKLEEFMADLGKNAETRVKRDLALERLAQDLKVQLSEAEFNQTMNMLAQSNGMTPQQLSKQLGPDGIQSYYASMVRERALQLALGQLSGEKAEGAEAGEAAEAKPAKKSRAKKAQDADAETAETETAAADAEE; encoded by the coding sequence ATGGCAGAGCTGATCAGCAGAGAAGGCAACAAAGTCGAATTTAAAGTCGCGGTGCCCGCCGCCGAAGTGAACCGCGCCTACGATCAGGTATGGGCCGGTCTGAGCCGCGACGTGCGCGTCCCCGGCTTCCGCCCCGGCAAGGCCCCCAAGAAGGTCATCGAGGGCCGCGTCGGCAAGGGCTACGTGGAGCGCGAGGTCCGCGACCGCCTGCTGCAGGTGCACTACCCCCAGGCCGCCCGCGAGCTGAACCTCAGCCTCGTGGACGCCACCATCGACCCGGCCGAGGTCGTGAGCGGCCAGGACTTCACCTTCAACGTGACGGGCGAGACGTACCCCGAAGTGACCCTGGCGGACTGGAGCGGCCTGAAGCTGGAAGCCGCCGCGCCCGAGATCACCGACGACGTCCTGAACCGCACCCTGAGCGACCTGCAGGAGCGCAACGCCAGCTTCGAGAGCGCCGAACGCGCCATCGAGGCCGGCGACCAGGTGACCGTGGAGGAGCAGGGCGAGGACGGCGGCACGTACCCCATCTACCTGGACGTCGCCGAAGCGCACGTGCGTGACGCGCTGCTCGGCAAGAACGCCGGCGACACCGTGGAGATCAACGTTCCTGCCCACCAGCACGGCGACCACGAGCACCCCGCCCACACCGTCAGCGTGAAGATCCTGGACGTGAAGACCAAGAAGCTGCAGGACCTGGACGACGAGTTCGCCAAGAGCCTGAACTTCGACAGCCTGGACCGCCTGAAGGCCGACCTGAAGACCGAACTGGAGCGCCGCGCCGCGCAGGAGGGCGACAACGCCCGCCGCGAGGAGTTCGTCACGCACCTGACGGAGAACATGCAGGCCGACATCCCCGAGGCGCTGCTGGCCCGCCGCCGCGAACTGATGATGAACGAGATCCAGGACGACCTGGGCCGTCAGGGCGTGAAGTGGGCCGAGTACGAGTCCTTCATGCAGGAGCAGGGCAAGCTGGAGGAATTCATGGCGGACCTCGGCAAGAACGCCGAGACCCGCGTGAAGCGCGACCTGGCCCTGGAGCGTCTGGCGCAGGACCTGAAGGTCCAGCTGAGCGAGGCCGAGTTCAACCAGACCATGAACATGCTGGCGCAGTCCAACGGCATGACCCCGCAGCAGCTGAGCAAGCAGCTCGGGCCGGACGGCATCCAGTCCTACTACGCCAGCATGGTGCGTGAACGCGCCCTGCAGCTGGCGCTGGGTCAGCTGAGCGGCGAGAAGGCCGAGGGCGCCGAGGCTGGCGAAGCCGCCGAGGCCAAGCCTGCGAAGAAGTCCCGTGCCAAGAAGGCGCAGGACGCCGACGCCGAGACGGCCGAAACCGAAACCGCTGCTGCGGACGCCGAGGAGTAA
- a CDS encoding beta-ketoacyl-ACP synthase III: MPTPTGPQPAIGITAVGAYAPAQVIPNAHYAAYLDTTDEWIVSRSGICERRHATEGETTSHLGVQAVRDLMDRYPGALDGVDLVLCATSSPDAMFPSTAALIAGQVGLKGAAAMDLSVACSGFLYALSVAQAMVAAGTARRALVIGAEVMSRVVDQQDRNTAILFGDGAGAVVVGPVPAGTGFQSFVLGADSAGGPSLFLRGVCGALPDGTPMGPYLEQNGREVFKFAVRILGDSAEEAMRRAGGRVQDIDWLIPHQANVRIIQAACERFGLPLERAVTNLDRYGNTSAASIPLALAEAVRDGRIQPGQQLLLAGFGGGLSWGAAALRWSGPAAGAGA, encoded by the coding sequence CTGCCCACCCCCACCGGCCCCCAGCCCGCCATCGGCATCACCGCCGTCGGCGCGTACGCCCCGGCCCAGGTGATCCCCAACGCGCACTACGCCGCCTACCTGGACACCACCGACGAGTGGATCGTGTCGCGCAGCGGCATCTGCGAGCGCCGGCACGCCACGGAAGGCGAGACCACCAGCCACCTGGGCGTGCAGGCCGTGCGCGACCTGATGGACCGGTATCCCGGCGCCTTGGACGGCGTGGACCTGGTGCTGTGCGCCACCAGCAGCCCGGACGCCATGTTCCCCAGCACCGCCGCCCTGATCGCCGGCCAGGTGGGCCTGAAGGGCGCGGCCGCCATGGACCTCAGCGTGGCGTGCAGCGGCTTCCTGTACGCCCTGAGCGTCGCGCAGGCCATGGTCGCGGCCGGCACCGCCCGCCGGGCCCTGGTGATCGGCGCGGAGGTGATGAGCCGCGTGGTGGACCAGCAGGACCGCAACACCGCCATCCTGTTCGGGGACGGCGCGGGCGCCGTGGTGGTCGGGCCGGTGCCGGCCGGGACCGGGTTCCAGTCCTTCGTGCTGGGCGCCGACAGTGCCGGCGGCCCCAGCCTGTTCCTGCGCGGGGTGTGCGGCGCCCTGCCGGACGGCACGCCGATGGGCCCCTACCTGGAACAGAACGGCCGGGAGGTGTTCAAGTTCGCCGTGCGCATCCTGGGCGACAGCGCCGAGGAGGCCATGCGCCGCGCCGGGGGCCGCGTACAGGACATCGACTGGCTTATCCCGCATCAGGCGAACGTACGGATCATCCAGGCGGCCTGTGAACGCTTCGGGCTGCCGCTGGAGCGCGCGGTGACGAACCTGGACCGGTACGGCAACACAAGTGCCGCGAGCATTCCGCTGGCGCTGGCCGAGGCGGTGCGGGACGGGCGGATCCAGCCGGGGCAGCAGCTGCTGCTGGCGGGCTTCGGCGGGGGGCTCAGCTGGGGGGCGGCGGCGTTGCGCTGGAGCGGCCCGGCGGCCGGCGCGGGCGCTTGA
- a CDS encoding ketoacyl-ACP synthase III, translating to MKNIGITALGMYVPERVVRNEDFEGRMGIEPGWIEARTGMRERRFSAPQEFASDLGVKAVQDMLARDPQALDGVDQVIYATCTPDAIFPSTAALVAGQVGLTGAGAFDLSTACSGFVYGLSMARGQVLGGVARKVLVIGGEVLSKAIDQDARDTAILFGDGAGCAVVGEVPDGYGMQDFVLGADSAGGPALSIGHVATQFPNGLPLPAGASMNGREVFKFAVRVLGDSGTEVLEKTGLSNNDVDWLIPHQANVRIIQAAAERFGIPMEKTVVNLAKYGNTSAATVPLALHEAVNDGRVKDGQQLLFVAFGGGLSWAACTMKWWAGAPSLKPAAEAQA from the coding sequence GTGAAGAACATCGGTATCACCGCCCTGGGCATGTACGTGCCGGAGCGAGTCGTTCGCAACGAGGACTTCGAGGGCCGCATGGGCATCGAACCCGGCTGGATCGAGGCCCGCACCGGCATGCGCGAACGCCGCTTCTCCGCCCCGCAGGAATTCGCCAGCGACCTGGGCGTGAAGGCCGTGCAGGACATGCTGGCCCGCGACCCCCAGGCGCTCGACGGCGTGGACCAGGTCATCTACGCCACCTGCACCCCCGACGCGATCTTCCCCTCCACCGCCGCGCTCGTCGCCGGACAGGTGGGCCTCACCGGCGCCGGCGCCTTCGACCTGTCCACCGCGTGCAGCGGCTTCGTGTACGGCCTGAGCATGGCCCGCGGGCAGGTGCTGGGCGGCGTGGCCCGCAAGGTGCTCGTGATCGGCGGGGAGGTGCTCAGCAAGGCAATCGACCAGGACGCCCGCGACACCGCCATCCTGTTCGGTGACGGCGCCGGCTGCGCGGTCGTGGGCGAGGTGCCGGACGGCTACGGCATGCAGGACTTCGTGCTCGGCGCCGACAGCGCCGGCGGCCCCGCGCTGTCCATCGGGCACGTCGCCACGCAGTTCCCGAACGGCCTGCCGCTGCCCGCCGGCGCCAGCATGAACGGCCGCGAGGTCTTCAAGTTCGCCGTACGCGTCCTCGGTGACAGCGGCACCGAGGTGCTGGAAAAGACCGGCCTGAGCAACAACGACGTGGACTGGCTGATTCCCCACCAGGCGAACGTGCGCATCATCCAGGCGGCCGCCGAACGCTTCGGGATTCCCATGGAGAAGACGGTCGTGAACCTCGCGAAGTACGGCAACACCAGCGCCGCCACCGTGCCCCTCGCGCTGCACGAGGCCGTGAACGACGGCCGCGTGAAAGACGGCCAGCAGTTGCTGTTCGTCGCGTTCGGCGGCGGGCTCAGCTGGGCGGCCTGCACCATGAAATGGTGGGCGGGCGCGCCCAGCCTGAAACCCGCTGCGGAGGCCCAGGCATGA